The sequence below is a genomic window from Mercenaria mercenaria strain notata chromosome 14, MADL_Memer_1, whole genome shotgun sequence.
tccgctctgtatctcctatgcccttgaaggattcatatgaaacctgggtcaaatgatcacctcatcaagatgatgtgcagaactcttgagtcagccatgccagctcaaggtcaaggtcacaaaggtttgagccctCCATTTGTGTCCTGTCTATCTCCTAAAAAGGTGCGAAATTGTGACCAAATACCCTAATTATATTActgattaaattaaatttcaatggaCCAGAgcattgtatatatgttttaactACAACCGACAGTGTCATTGTGACTTCACATGCCACTACAATAAACAAGTATCATTTTACGTTTTACAGAAGAAACTTAGTGCTTAtgtattgttgttgtttcagTATGCCAAATATATTCCATATAATATTGCCATATTAAGACATTGTCATGTGTATTGAGAGAacaataaacatgtgtttttctttttatttatagatGTTTTGAGACTTTGATATGTCGCTGCCAAATCTTTCACCCCATCTACACACAGAAGAATGTAACAAGATCATTGCAGAGTACCAAAAGTGCATTAAGGAGGTTAGTATCTTGTCAAGAATTGATTTGTATCTTGTTGATGATTTTAATACTTATTAGGCATGTATCTCTTCCTAATTTTCCATcatgagaattttttttaatgaatttcttcagtacattaaattttgtaatgatTTGGCAGGAGGggtttaaactttttttgtacAGACTGACAGGCACTTGTATGTGAGAATTCTTaatgtttttgcactttttataattatactttaaatattaaatgtcaAACGAAAATTTTACCAAATTCGACATTTTGTCTATCAGACAACCCTGGATATCCAGAAATATAGGAAGACTGTAGAAAATTTAGGAGGTCCACagaaaaaagccaaaaaaaaacaacagagaaatatattatatttaggcATGGATTGATTGCCAGAGTAGTCATAGAAGATGCTTAATGTTAAGTTACTCATGAAAAAGGTATTTACTAAGAATAAGTTTtacagtcagttttttttttgaatgaaaatgaaagCCAAATTTCCTTAACAAATTGTGCCATGTTAAACATTATTGTTTCAGGCTGGTTATGGGAGATTTTTTGATAAGTGTGGCAGTTTTGAAGGGCAAATCAGGAAGTGCATGAAAAAACAGGTAAGAATAAAGACTGCGTATTGTTCTTATAGAATGGTATCTGAACAGTTAGCATCAGATGTGCGACAGTTTAGGAGGTAACAGACAAAACAGCTCCGTAGGTAAAGCATAAAACAATTATGTATGTAAAACGTAGGTAGAGTAAAAATATGCTGTAGGaacagcaatttttttttttaaaaaagtacccAGCCCAGTTGGTAACACACACAACAGTTCAGTGTAGTATGTAATAGCTCAGAAGGTTATGCGCAAAACAACAGTTAGTACACAAAATAGCTGAGTAGGTAAAGAATAAAGGAGCTAGGCAGGTAAAGAATTAATCAGCTCAGTAGGTACAACATATAACAGTTtagtattttaaacataaaacagcTCAGTAGGCAAAGAATAAAGGAGCTTAGTAGGTAAAGAATCAGCTCAGTAGATACAACATAAAATTGTTCAGTATGTTAAGCATAAAACAGCTCAGTAGGCATTGAATAAGGGAGCTTAGTAGGTAAAGAATCAGCTCCGTAGTTACAACATATAATAGTTCAGTATATTAAACGTAAAACAGCTCAGTAGGTAAAGAATAAAGGAGCTTAGTAGGTAAAGAATTAATCAGCTCAGTAGGTACAACATAAAATAGTTCAGTATGTTAAGCGTAAAACAGCTGAGTAGGTAAAGAATAAAGGAGCTTTGTAGGTAAAGAATTAATCAGCTCAGTAATATTTTAGTATGTTTAGCATAAAACAGCTCAGTAGGTAAAAAATAAAGGAGCTTTGTAGGTAAAGAATTAATCAGCTCAGTAATAGATTAGTATGTTAAGCATAAAACAGCTCAGTAAGTAAGGAATAAAGTAGCTTTGTAGATAAAGAATTAATCAGTTCAGTAATAGTTTAGTATGTTCAGCATAAAACAGCTCAGTAGGTAAAGAATAAAGGAGCTTTGTAGGTAAAGAAATAATCAGCTCAGTAATAGTTTAGTATGTTAAGCATAAAACAGCTCAGAAGGTAAAAAATAAAGTAGCTTTGTAGAGAAAGAATTAATCAGTTCAGTAATAGTTTAGTATGTTCAGCATAAAACAGCTCAGTAGGTAAAGAATAAAGGAGCTTTGTAGGTAAAGAAATAATCAGCTCAGTAATAGATTAGTATGTTAAGCATAAACAGCTCAGTAGGTAAAGAATAAAGTAGTTTGTAGGTAAAGAAATAATCAGCTCAGTAATAGATTAGTATGTTCAGCATAAAACAGCTCAGAAGGTAAAAAATAAAGTAGCTTTGTAGGTAAAGAATTAATCAGTTCAGTAATAGATTAGTATGTTAAGCACAAaatagctcagtaggtaaagaaTAAAGGAGCTTTGTAGTTAAAGAATTAATCAGCTCAGTAGGTACAACATACAACAGTTTAGTATGTTAAGCATAAAACAGCTCAGTAGGCAAAGAATAAAGGAGCTTTGTAGGAAAAGAATTAATCAGCTCTGTAGGTACAACATATAATAGTTCAGTAGGTACAGCCTGAAACAGTTTAGCAGGAAAAATATAGGTAAAACAGGCCAATAGGTAGTGCATAAAACAGGTAAATAATAAAATAGCTCAGTAGAAAACACAGACAAGCTGAGTAGGTAAAACATGAAATAGTTTAGTAGGTAAAGCAGAaagtagctcagtaggtaaagcaTATGACAGTTATGTTGGTAAAGCACAAAATTGCTTAGTAAAGCAATAAACATTTACTAGGTAAAGcacaaaaagttgtatgtataGGTAAGTATTAAACAGCTCAGTAGGTAGTGCAGGAAACAGCTCATAGGGTAAAGCATTATAAAACAGTTGAGAAGGTAAAATGCAAAACTGCTCAGCAGGTAAGGCattaatagtaaataaaaaaaaaacaacagctgtgGAGGTAAAGCATGAAGAGAATTTAACTGTTAAGTAGATATAGGATAAAACAGCTCAATACAGCTTAGTTGGTAAAACATGAAACATTTTAGCAAGTAAATCATAAAACAGTTATATGTCAAGCACAAACAGTTGCATAGGTAAGTCTAAAGCAGCTCAGTAGGCAGTGCACAAAACAGATCATGAGAAAAAAGCATAAGACAGTCAGGAAGGTAAAACCCAAAACACTTTGGTAGGTAAGGCATTAAACAGTTTATCAGTTAGTAAATAAATCAGAAAACAGCTCAGGCAGTAAAGCTTAAAGAGAATTTAACAGTTAAGTAGGCAGAGACCAAAACGGCTTAGTAGGTAAAACATAGGTAAAGCATAAAACAGTTACTAGGTTAAGCACAAACAGTTGTATCTGTATAGGTATAAAAAAGCTCAGTAGGGAATGCACAAAACAGCTGATGAGGTTAAGCATAAAACAGTTTAGAAGGTAAAATACAAAACAGCTCAGTGAGGCATAAACCAGGtcaataaataaatcataaaacagGGCAAGCatcattaaacacttcagtggTTAAAGGATAAAACAGCTCATTAGGTAAAGCATAATCAGCACAAAACAGCTTAGTAGGTAAAGCATAAAATAATTGGTGAATGCTAAGTGGCAATTTTATAGAAGAGACAATTTGATGTCATCAGTGCCTGATTTATTAGGTATAGTGCAGAATCTAGAACCTCTGAATAGATTAATCATTGTTGAATACTTGACGTACTACCGGTACTGAAATTTCTAATAAATCTTCTGTCTGGCAGTCAAACTGGTATCAAAATGAAACGATAAGAAAGGAATGTAAATTGTCAACAGCGTAGCTTGACATTACAATAGACCAGATAAGGGCTGTTAAATATTATTTAAGGAAGTCAAAAATACCGTATGACCGATACAAGATCGATTATTGAGTTTGTATAGCTTCTTCAAATTTCTGAAACATGTAAATAGAAACAAGAAAGTTTAAGCAGTTATGTGTAGTAATAGTTTGATGCCATTACATTATGGAAATGAGAAGGAATAATTCGTCTTTATGATTTCCTACTTCAGAAACGTGAAAGGTACAATACCAATAAACCTAAAGCAGGGCCTGTTGGTGATTAGATATTGTTAGTCGAAGAAAAATGACGGCAATGGCGGGACAGTTACCTCAGAAGAAATATTACCGACAGAGGGCCCACTCCAATCCCATGTCGGATCATTGTTTCGACTACCCAGTGAGTCCTGTGCATATGAACTGGCATGAATATTATCCtgaatattttaagccaaaaactGACGATGAAAAGCACGATGACGTTAAAGACTTGGATGTGAAGGGAGATAAAGCGAAAGTGGAATTTGCGGATATTGGATGTGGTTATGGAGGTTTGTTAGTCGACTTATCCCCGATGTTTCCAGATAAATTGATGTTAGGTATGGAAATACGTGTGAAAGTCTCAGATTATGTGAAAGATAGAATTGAAGCATTGAGGAAACAAAATCCCGGACAGTATCAAAATATTGCCTGCATTAGAGCCAATGCTATGAAGTATTTGCCGAACTTTTTCGAAAAAGGGCAGCTTACTAAAATGTTTTTTCTCTTTCCTGATCCGCACTTCAAAAAGACAAAACATAAGTGGCGTATCATTAGTTCCACCCTTCTAGCGGAATATGCTTACGTTTTACGTGAAGGTGGAATCGTGTATACTATCACTGATGTAAAGGAGTTGCATGAATGGATGGTAGAGCATTTTGAGAAGTTTCCACTGTTTACGAGAATTGATGATGACCAACTGAAGGATGATATTGTAGTAGAGAAATTGTACTGCAGTACTGAAGAAGGTCAGAAGGTCACCCGTAACCATGGAGATAAATTTCTTGCAGTGTTCCGTAGAGTGGCAGATCCATTTAAAAACTAGTGTGTGAAAGTTTTGTTTATGCGATTCTTTTGTTATTACTTTActtataatttcatataaaagaacTGACTTAGATTAATGCATGGGCATTAAATTAGTGAAATGTGTATGAATAAAATTTAGGAGAGTAATTATACTGAATTGAAGAAAAATGTTAAAGACAATTTTAGAAACTAATATTCCAATACTtcaaagggaattcctatagttttaaaacttttttatgcgcatctttctgcgcagctgacactttctatggaaaactgaacagaagtcaacatttgttgaaacatgttacagacaatcttaaatatgagaaatcttgaatgaaattacacttttgataagttttatcagtaatcaaatgttgatactggtttatgttgtattgacaagtatcatgcctgacaggactggtatcttgctatttttgtggttgtgttttcacatcgcagtttagtacaaagacagtgttgttcatataatgtaagattgacttagtactgataaataaatatcacctttcaaattatttagtattcaattataggaAGAATTAAgaatttgtaaaacttttttttaacttctagcagacatatatgtaatcaatttggccaggttcacgccatttccgtccgaccaggtgttgtattctagcggtcttgaCATAGAATTTTAGCcttacatttttagccattttcatgctcacaatacaattatctatgcacaagaaaaacaggaaaaaattctatgaaagagttttttttaaatttaagataatattcttcactatgggtatttttcattgaaaaaagttcacaaaagtacctgtaaatatgaaacaatttttttttcatttgtacccattattgtaaggatagagtattacaaatatgactatgatatcaaataagtatataataaaatctgtgaaaagaaaaaaaaaccgtattgtgctgtcttgacgtatattttagtttgtatttataaaaaagcaaaaaattatgaaaatgttgaaaaatcgctggcagtttcagcaacagtgggtgtgttcaaaacaatttttcacaaaaacaagcctggtgacctattgtttttatttgttcattgttttcagcacaaattttcctatcatatatgcgaattttaaaaaaatctatgaaaggaaaaaaaaagctgtaggaattctctttaaatactGACAAATAAACCTTTTATTGCTCTGTTAGTCTTTTCATTACTCTCAGTAAAAGTGCTAAATACATTCAGTTTATTCTTGCCCACCTGAACTTTGTTttgggtgagctattagtatagttAGATGGTCTGGAATCCATAGTTCATCATCCATTGTCTTTGCATCAACAATTTAACTTGAACATCTCTGAAACTTTgagtcagaattacaccaaacttggtcagtagcatcctggcatgaaCCTCTGTCAAGTTTATTCAATGGTTCAACTTGGCCCttttttaggggctgccagagctaaagatagaaaaaaaacctttaaagatATTCTTctcgagaaccacttgatggatcttcatctaacttagcctgtagcatcattataagttcCTCTCCCAGTTTTATTCAAAAGGGGACACTTTGGTCACTTTTGACAGCTGGtcctaaaattagaaataccattaaataatttcttctcatgaactgttagatggatcttcatcaaacttggtctatagtatCAATACAAGGTCCTTTCCcaattaaatttgttcaatttcaaaTGGTGGCACTTGGTCCTTTTTAGGggcctctagagctaaaaatagaaaacctttaaaagacCTCTGAGGAACTGCTCAGTGGATCTTAATTAAACTTTATCTGTAGCATCGTTCTAAGGCACTCTCTAAATTTCATACATATgagggcatttggccccttttagcgGCAGCTAGAGCTGAAGTTAGAAATgcattttctcatgaactgcttggtggAGCTTAATCAGACTTTGTCTagaggatcattataaggtcctttcaaAGTTTCTCAAATATGTTAgattgggggcacttggccccgtTTAGGAGCCACAAGAGCTAGAAATAGATATACCTTAAAAGACTtcctctcatgaactgcttgatggatcttatcaaacttggcctgtagcagcATTAGAAAGTCTTCTCCCAATTTTAATTCAAACATGGGCACTAAGTGGCCCCCTTTAGGTACCACTAaggctaaaaatgaaaataccttttaacaacttctcGCGAACCACtcgtcaaacttggtctgtagcatcattttaaggtcctctccaaaatttgtccccttttaggggttgctagagttaaaatagaaatacctttaactgACTTATTAAATCCTGAACGGGTCTTCATTAAACCTTTTCTGGAGAATCCTTATAAGCACCTTTAACATGTTTGTTCagttaggggccactagagcttaaaatagaagtACCTATAATGAACTACTTAATGGAACTTCATCAGATTTTGTCTGTTACACCATTGTAAGGTCTTGTGTCAAATTTGTTCGCGTTTGATGGGCCACTAgaggtaaaatagaaaaacatttaaatgatttcttctgatggtTATGCGTTTCAGGAGTGTGACAGAAAAATAAAGAGAAGAATTTGcataacatttgttttaatgaacagctGAATAGATTTTCACTGCACCTAGTTAGAAAccaagtcagatggttaaggttttcttcaggtgagcgacttagatcgatttgggcctcttgtttgtAAATAGAATGCACCTCGGTGAATCACTGCAGGTTTAAAGGTTGTCTGCCAGTAAACACCAGTCCATCACAGACGGATGTTGTTGCTAGTAACACTACGATAGTTTACGCTAGTAAATTCTATACCCAGCCCCGCTCCCCCATTCCCTCTGTGTTGCCTCTCAGAGACCATTTTgggaaagaaatatttttcaaaggcatatagtttttgagcTGTCTCGTCTCTGAGTTGTGCTTGTGTGTCCTCCAATCCATCATGATGATCAAAATAActcatgaatgtgtaccacagtaaacgacgtgcagtgcgcagcCCAGTCTGTATCTAAGGTCATCACACTTAGACGGTAAAGATAGTGCTTGAGGTGTCCGTCATACTTGCATCGATGGATATGGATTTCAAAACTTGGCATGAAATGTTAACCACAGAGACGAACGTGATCTCACGCAGacagtccgtagctcaaaggtcaagtcacacttagacgttaaagatcatttttcatgatagtgcattgtgGCTTCCGGTCCATCTTTTTCatcatgattttaaatatatgcatgaatTTGGAAGTAAGACGATAGTAGTCGGCCCCTGTCGTGTCAGTACTCGTATTGGGCCTTAACtttattcaaagtgccatcgggggcatgtgtcatcctacggagacagctcttgttttctcaaaatttagatcaAGAAGGCACCAAAGGTCACCacttcatacctgtatttcaaaattttccaagagTAAcacctccattacctcaaaatttagacctaaaaactaaaaaaaaaaaaatacaggcctgtatttcaaaatttacaggGGAGATCCCCCTGACCCCCTCACATGGGCAGATGCCTTCGTCACATACCTACCAGCTTTCTGCGCTATGCGCCTCGATGGTAACATCCTCGTTCTAGACTGGTACCcacagtcaaatatttctggatccagGTCTGATGCCAGTAAATAACGATCACTTCAGAGCACATATACTTCCTCGTAAAACTTTTCATGTGAAGTTTTATCCATATTTGACAAAAAAGGAAGGTTTTGAATCcttagaaataaataatattctTAGTGGGAGAGTTTGCATGGTATACtcaaatcaacaaaatttaatcTCTGCAAGGGAgaacaatttttattcattttacatgcAGAGGCTTGAACTGCTGAATTCATAACTGCCGGacagttttggtcaaaactgcaaaACAATCTAACCCACGACATGTAATgatttcatgaacagactcgatcaaaccgagtctgctataattcttTTTTGGttacattctgtgcttccaagggatctttttacagattttatttcgcTGTAATTCTAGGGAATGTAAGTTAGTAGTGGCCTGTTCTTGTACGACTCTTGTACTTGCCTTTCTTTATTTGTGTACTTGTTTGTTTTCTAGTAATACTAGTATGCTAAAAAATctggtaggtaggtcggtaatttttagctcacctgtcacatagtgacaaggtgagcttttgtgatcacgcagcgtctgtccgtccgtgcgtgcgtgcgtccgtaaacttttgcttgtgaccactctagaggtcacattttttgtgggatctttatgaaagtttgtcagaatgttcatcttgatgatatctaggtcaagttcgaaactgggtcatgtgccatcaaaaactaggtcagtaggtctaaaaatagaaaaaccttgtgacctctctataggccatatatttcacaagatcttcatgaaaattggtcagaatgttcatcttaatgatatctaggtcaagttcgaaactgggtcatgtccggtcaaaaactaggtcagtaggtctaaaaatagaaaaaccttgtgacctctctagaggccatatatttcatgagatcttcatgaaaattggtcagaatgttcaccttgatgatatctaggtcagtttcgaaagtgggtcacgtgcctgcaaaaactaggtcagtaggtcaaataatagaaaaaccttgtgacctctctagaggccatatttttcatgggatctgtatgaaaattggtctgaatattcaccttgatgatatctaggtcaatttcgaaaatgggtcacgtgccatcaaaaactaggtcagtaggtcaaataatagaaaaaccttgtgacctttctaaaggccatatttttcatgggatctgtatgaaagttggtctgaatgttcatcttgatgatatctaggccaagttcgaaacagggtcatgtgcagtcaaaaactaggtcagtaggtctaaaaatagaaaaaccttgtgacctctctagaggccatacttgtgaatggatctccataaaaattggtcagaatgttcatcttgatgatatctaggtcaagatcgaaagtgggtcacgtgccttcaaaaagtaggtcagtaggtcaaataatgaaaaaacgttgtgacctctgtagaggccaaacccttgaatggatcttcatgaaaattggtcagaatattcaccttgatgatatctaggtcaaatttgaaactgggtcacgtgccttaaaaaactaggtcagtaggtcagataataaaaaaaccttgtgatttctctagaggccaaactttttatgggatctgtatgaaagttggtctgaatgttcatcttgata
It includes:
- the LOC123527900 gene encoding tRNA (guanine-N(7)-)-methyltransferase-like, which gives rise to MTAMAGQLPQKKYYRQRAHSNPMSDHCFDYPVSPVHMNWHEYYPEYFKPKTDDEKHDDVKDLDVKGDKAKVEFADIGCGYGGLLVDLSPMFPDKLMLGMEIRVKVSDYVKDRIEALRKQNPGQYQNIACIRANAMKYLPNFFEKGQLTKMFFLFPDPHFKKTKHKWRIISSTLLAEYAYVLREGGIVYTITDVKELHEWMVEHFEKFPLFTRIDDDQLKDDIVVEKLYCSTEEGQKVTRNHGDKFLAVFRRVADPFKN